The following proteins come from a genomic window of Montipora foliosa isolate CH-2021 chromosome 2, ASM3666993v2, whole genome shotgun sequence:
- the LOC137989268 gene encoding uncharacterized protein, whose translation MDSLPDEIIAQILSFFHPVYEDLSGYSIICRRWDRIIQNTGLLWKHIHLHEDRDAKEILQDDYAGILCNCLRRYRDFIQCIKAEDQSLFIRPELRRLLPSLPNLKSLNVPVLSWSRVFAQSLKCAPVLKSLTIDDYRALVRRRSHSDNARARIHKRGIRMWDLRVLARQFTSLESLTLNISAFKLYRHCILPVLDQFTLKELHLECAPYGVDELSTESVNCLAPIKSLMNSHHASTLVSLDLHYLPVTTDDLVSYVGNFKRLKQLFVGVSVEQNVRAPSHVILKSESLTTLFLTGLPSTNIKALKCVMPNLEVLLISECHNLVSLEVHAMNILSLILQGSCVLTNIKADCKSMHDFLMYECPSIEPEMLQSFLANCPYIKQMELSVAGWEVIELGRYNCRSLRQLIIRDVTMSLSKLKVDCPTLEYFKCSGDVSPAKQKNSRSVAGCDIEIHAKSLRKFQMCDVGSANRVTLSCIKANVIQITGIQPWRRPLCVELKASRLIDTISLKGVTIGMIYIKSTSVENVIIEKCSLAGNSKNGRTMRFRCDEIRALRLLRCRRMKRFSLHVKSLQNLSIDSCANLRDLDVSASRLCHVRIDNCPYLEQLHEAIPHHSSDFSLSHFSNR comes from the coding sequence ATGGACAGTCTTCCAGATGAAATTATTGCacaaattctttctttctttcatccGGTGTATGAAGATCTGTCGGGTTATTCGATCATCTGTCGAAGATGGGATCGCATCATTCAAAATACAGGACTTTTATGGAAGCACATACATCTACACGAAGATAGAGATGCGAAAGAAATTTTGCAAGATGATTACGCTGGTATATTGTGTAATTGTCTCAGGCGATACCGTGACTTTATCCAATGCATAAAGGCTGAGGATCAATCTCTATTTATCCGCCCTGAACTGAGACGACTTTTGCCGTCGCTTCCGAACTTAAAAAGCCTCAACGTCCCAGTTTTGTCTTGGAGCAGAGTTTTCGCTCAATCGTTAAAATGCGCACCGGTGTTAAAGTCCTTGACCATTGATGACTACAGAGCGCTTGTTAGAAGACGTTCACATTCGGATAACGCCCGAGCGAGAATTCACAAACGTGGGATTCGGATGTGGGATTTACGCGTACTCGCAAGGCAATTCACCTCCTTGGAGTCTCTGACTCTAAACATTAGTGCTTTTAAGCTTTATCGACATTGCATTTTACCTGTGCTTGATCAATTCACATTGAAAGAGCTTCATCTCGAGTGCGCTCCATACGGAGTGGATGAGCTTTCGACCGAAAGCGTCAATTGTCTTGCTCCAATCAAGTCCTTAATGAATTCCCACCATGCCTCTACTTTGGTGAGTCTTGATCTACATTATCTTCCCGTCACCACAGATGACCTGGTGTCTTATGTCGGCAATTTTAAGCGCCTGAAACAGCTGTTTGTGGGTGTATCGGTGGAACAGAACGTTAGAGCGCCCAGTCATGTAATCTTGAAATCTGAGAGTCTTACCACACTGTTTTTAACCGGCTTGCCGAGCACAAATATAAAGGCGTTGAAATGTGTCATGCCTAACTTGGAGGTGCTCCTTATCTCAGAATGCCATAATCTTGTCTCGCTTGAGGTTCATGCAATGAACATTCTCTCGCTCATCTTGCAAGGAAGTTGCGTTTTAACGAACATCAAGGCAGACTGCAAAAGTATGCATGATTTTCTTATGTACGAGTGTCCTTCGATAGAACCAGAGATGCTGCAGAGTTTTCTAGCAAATTGTCCGTATATCAAACAGATGGAGCTTTCGGTTGCGGGCTGGGAGGTAATCGAATTGGGCAGATACAATTGCAGGAGCTTAAGGCAGCTTATAATCCGCGATGTGACAATGAGCCTCTCCAAGCTCAAAGTAGACTGTCCTACTCTTGAATATTTTAAATGTTCTGGTGACGTCTCACCCGCAAAGCAAAAGAACAGCAGATCTGTAGCCGGCTGTGATATAGAAATCCACGCTAAGTCTTTGAGGAAATTCCAAATGTGCGATGTTGGTTCCGCCAATCGTGTCACCCTTAGCTGCATCAAGGCTAACGTCATTCAAATCACGGGCATACAACCATGGCGTAGGCCGCTGTGCGTAGAGCTGAAGGCATCGCGGTTGATCGACACAATTTCCCTGAAAGGGGTGACTATTGGCATGATCTACATTAAATCCACCTCTGTTGAGAACGTCATTATTGAGAAATGCTCTCTCGCGGGCAACAGCAAGAATGGTCGAACCATGCGCTTCAGATGCGACGAAATTCGCGCACTTCGACTGTTGCGTTGTCGTCGCATGAAAAGGTTCTCTTTGCACGTTAAGAGTTTGCAAAACCTCTCCATCGATTCTTGTGCAAACCTCCGCGATCTTGATGTCAGCGCGTCAAGACTTTGTCACGTGAGAATTGATAACTGTCCTTATCTGGAGCAATTACATGAAGCAATTCCACACCATTCCTCTGATTTTTCTTTGAGCCACTTCAGCAATAGATAA